GAGCTGCTGTTTAAGATAACGAGCACCACCGCGGAGGTTCTGTTCAATGTTATGCGGATCTACGCCCAACTCTTTTGCGGTATCAGGCATCAACTGTGCCAAACCGATAGCCCCCACACCCGATTTCGCGCATGGATTAAAGCGGCTTTCCTGATAAACGAGCCCTAGAAATAGATTTTCGTCTACACCCTCTTCGCGTGCCACTCGTTTGACCAACCCGGAAATTTCCGGATTGGCTTTGGCGGCTGCAACGGGATCATCCTTGCGCCCCGGACGATAGACAGCGCAGGTCACACTTTTGTTGAGCGAAAACCGGTCTTTATCCGTTTTCTCGATTTCCGATGTTTTTTGATCCCGGACCGTTCGTTCGGACAAATTAGATCCGTCAATGACAGGAACGCCACCAGCCCACGCCGACAATGGCATGGTTGCTGACGCCAAAAATATGCATAATGCAGACTTCTTATGCATCATTCCTCTCCCATCCGCAGAATTCAGCCAACCAGTTTTCAGGCTCATCGCCATATCGTTCGCGCAGGGCTGCGCATTCCTCGACGGTCTCTTTTCGACCAGACAGCACTTTGACGAGGTCCGGCATGTTTGAGAGATCGAGACGGGCAATGACCGAGTCATTCCCGTGTTTGACGAGGAAGGTGCGCTTTTCAGGCGGGGTGTTTTTGATGAAATTGAATTCTTTAACTGTCAGGCCAAAGCGCTTGATGTAGCTCTCTTCATCCGCCCGCGGGTTCGGGAAGTGAATATTCGTGGCCGACTGCTCGATAAGGGTGTGAGACGCTTTGGCTTTGGCAATATCGGCGGCTGACTGCGTTCCGAAGCCGACAATGCCGTTGAGCTTACGAATGGTTTTCATCTTGTCGATGATGAAATGACTGAATGTTTCGTCCATAAGCAGCTGCCAGCCCTCATCCATGAAGAACATGACTGGATCGCCGTTCAGGAGCTCATCGAGACGGTGATAGAGGTACATCAGCGCGGGCGTCCGAATATCCTCGTTGCCGAGAATGCTCGTCATATCGAAGCCGAAAACACTGCGTCCCGAAAACGACAGCACATCATGCTGCGCGTTGAAGAGCCATGCTTTTTCGCCGTCGATCCAAGGACGTAGCCTTGACGCCAAGTCGTTCGCGTCCGCACGCGAACGTCCCACCAGCAAGCCCGACAGGTTTGGCAAGTTGCGCTGCGCTGCAGGCTCTTCCATGATACGGGCAATCGCCCGTTCCAGCGTATCTGCGTCCTCCTGGCTGAAGTCGCGGTGATCGCTTGAACGCAACATTGATTTCAAAAGGCGAAGCAGAAAATCACGATTAGGGCCGGAGTTTTCCAGCTGAAGCGGGTTGAAACCAGTGGGTGTTCCCGGTGAGAGGACTTCGTAAGCTCCTCCCATCGCCCGCACGAAGATCTCGGCACCTCTATCTTTGTCAAAAAAGACAGCTTTCGGCGTTGGACTGACACGCATTGCCTGGGCCAGCAAGAATGTCAGAGCGACGGTCTTGCCGGAGCCAGTTGGCCCAGTGACCAAAAAATGGCCAATATCGCGACGGTGAAAATTGAACCAGTATGGTGTTTGCGAGGTGGTTTCGAGTATCGTGATCGGCAAGCCCCAATGAAGATTGTCCGATTGCCCGGTCGCAAAATTATGCATCGATGACAGGCCGGAGAAATTAGCCGATGACAGCATGGCCTTACGCGCACGATAGCTGTGGTTGCCAGGCAATTGCGCCCAGAAGGACGCTTCAAGATTCATATCCTCCCGCAGCCAGTTCATGTTCATATCTGTCAGGCAGCTACCGAGCTCGGAAACTGCCTTGCTCAAACCGTCAAGGTCGCGAGACAGGCAAAGCAAAGAGAAATGGTGAATGCCAAAAACAGCCTCCTGGTTCATGAGACTGTTCAGAGCAAAGTCGATATCGCTTTCGACCGCGCTACCGGATTCATCCGACGCGGCAATCTGGCGCTGAAGCCGGGTAATACGCTCTTGCGCAATCGGCTTGTCCGAGATTGTGAAGCTTTGCGTCAGTATAAACTCGTGATTTACCTGTAGCAGACCGTCCAGCATTCCCGGACCGGTGTACGGCGGATATTCCTTTATGGAGAGCATTGCGCCAAAGCGATTGTCCTCATCGACAGCAGCTTGTGTTTGCATTGCTCGCTTGCCGAAATGCAGGCGTGATGTTCCGACGTAATTTCGAATCCCCATCCGCGGCAGTCGCATTTTGCGCGGTACACCGCAGGTAAGGATTGTGTTGATGAATTCGCACGGTTCAGAATATGGCTCCCCATCGCGATAGGTGATACCAAGCTCGCGTGCGCCATACTTTTGCAGCTCACGGGTCATATTGGCGACGAGCTCTTCGAGCTCGGTCACTATTTCCCGCGTTTGCTGATCTCGAACCTCAGCCCCGCCGGATCGCGTGAAAGCACGGCTTACCACGTCGCTGAGGCCGAGGGCGCCGCGCATATTGGTTCGCACGATGGAGAGGTAAATTTCGTTGGCGAACATGCGTTTATGGCGCAACTGGCTCATATACCGGCTGTTTAGTTGATCGCAAAACGGGTCATCGAAAGCGCCACCAATTTCGGAATCGACCTGTCGGCGAATTACAGTCGACCAGACAGAAAAACGGCTCGATCCAAGCGCTCGAATGATCGTATTCTGAACATTCGAGCGCATATTGAGTTCGGCTTGATCTTCCGTTTGGAAAAAGAGGCCATCTAGCTTAATGACCGACATTAGAGCGCCGTTTTCCAAGCCAATCACAGTATCGGACAGATGCCGCAGATACGGGATATGTGTTGCCATAGGCCGCTCATTGTGAGCGACCTTGCCAAATCCGAGTTCTTCCCTGACGACTTTCAACATTTGCTATGGTCCGTACGAATTAGTTCCCCAGAAGGACTTGTTGCGTGTGCGGGGCGTTTTGCGCGCGGTGACTTCGAGAACATCGAGGATTTTGTTGTCCCAGGCGCAAAGGGAGAACAGGACCACATAGCTGATCGGGGCCAGCAGCAGCGTCCAGAAGGACTTGCTGACCAGCCATGCTATGATTGTGATCCCGATAACCACGACGACCGCCATATACGGAACACCCCACATGGTAGGAGATCGGGTAAGTCCGATCACCAACGGGGTCAGTTGCGGCTTTACATCCTCGTATTCGGCCATCGCTAGTTTCCGACCGTGCTGATCAGCTCGTCGACGATTGACGGAGCGCCGAAAACCAATCCAATGCCGAGGATGACACCGCCTGCAAGAAACCAAGACAGTCGGCCTGCAAAGGCGAGGAAACCGAGCGCCATGACGGCTATGATTGCAAACAGGCGTCCGATAGGGCCGCTAATGAAATCAACGATAGCTTGGAACACGGTCTGAACCGGCGCGAAGGCACCGCCAACGCCACCTGATTGTGCCATCGCCAAATCTGCCCCGGCAATTTGCGCCGCGGCCAGCAAACCAAGGCAAATAGCCAGCTTTGAAGCGCTGATATGCCAAACCTTATTTTGTTCGTTGATCATCCTTCTCTCCTTTAAAAATGCATCACGCCACCAACGAAGGTGCCGGTTTTCTTGACTGCAATGACCCCGGATTCAGTTTCGCTCGCTATGACCGGCGAAGATCTCCGACCGCCGCCAACGGGCTTCTTTTTCGGCGCTGGCATAGCCACGCCGAGTTGGTAATTGACGACCTTGGCCACGTAGCCAACTGTTTCCTTGAAGGGTGGAACGCCGCCATACTCATAGATGCGGCCTTCGCCTGCGTTATAAGCGGCGGCAACAAGAAGCGGGTTTTGGAACTCGTCCAAAAGTACACGTAGGTACCTAACGCCGCCTTCAATATTCGACGCCGGATCGCAGACGTCGCGGACGCCGAAACGCTCAGCGGTTTTCGGCATGAGCTGCATCGGACCGCGAGCGCCCTTGTCTGAATTGCGAGAACGGTCGAATTGGCTTTCCGCCCAAGTGATTGCCGTCGCAAACAGAACGTCAACTTGATGTCGACGAGCAGCCTGTTCGACGAGTGATTTGATTTCGTCAGGCGTTAGGGGGGAGGGGCCGCATTCCGGTACGGATATTGCGGCCTGTTTATCGAGGGATAAATTACCGAAACGGGACGATTCATTCGGATCAGAAATATCCGTATTGGTAATCTCTGATAGAGAGCCAGTGGAAACATAGGCGCTCCGTATATTGCCAATATGGTTACTCGTTTTGGGCTCGTTTCCGCTTTTATCCTCGATGGCGACGACGCCATCGGCGCCCACAACAAATTCTTTGCTTTCGCTTGGCCAGCGGCGATTGAAAACCGTCAAAACAGATGGCGATCCGGATGCATTCTGAGCGGACGGCTTGTCGCCATTATCTTGCACAAATGGCGCAATTCCGCCGGTTTCTTCTGCGCAAGCGGCGGCAATCCCGAGCGGAGCGTACAGTGCGGCGCTTAGTAGTAGCGCTTTGATTGATAGCCCTTCCATTCTAGCCCTTTTAGCTCTTGTCGCCGACCTCACATGCGCTGTTGAGATTGCGGCGAAAACCGATTAAGTTCATAATAGCATGATACCGATTTGGCTAAGTGATACATGCTTTTTTGCAAATCATAAACCCCCCATGATCAGGGAAAACGAATAAGCAAGACGGTAAGGGCTAGAAAATGAAGAGAACCATCGCAATCGCAATGAGCAGTTGTATGCTGGCAACAGCCGCAATCGCAGCGCCAGCCATCAACAAGGATTACATCAAGTCGTTGGCGTCGCCGGGTAAGACCGTGCTTGTCATTGAATATTATGACGGGGACGGGAAGGTCACAGCTCGAAAGGGATTTGCATCAGCTTCCGGCTACAAGGCGACTTCGCCAACGGAATTCCGTGTTGATGACAAGACCGTTCTAAATCTTTACGGCCTGGAATCCTGCAAGGGCGAAATGGTCAACCGTAAGGATGACTATGCTGGTTCTTGCGCTGACTATGCGCAGCAGCAACTGCAGATCATGTTGCAATCGCCGAAGGTCCTCTTTTGCCGGGCCTTCGTAAGCGAGGAGCGCGCGCCGAAGCAAAACGTCACGTGCTACGGATATTACAATTATCCCGGAAGCCTAGACACGGTTGATATGCTTGAGGAGCAGATGCTTTCTCTCGGCGCGCTCCGCATCGCAAAAACGAAAGATGGGAAGCTGGAGCGTCCGGATCTGGAGAAGGCGCAGAAGATCGGAGAAGACGGCTCTTATGGAATGTGGGCCGATCCGCGGGTGAAAGGCCAATGAAGCACGCGCTTATAACGCTAGGTCTGGCCCTATTCTCGCCAACGGCAATTGCTGCGCCAGAGGGATATTTCGACCTCCAACCGGGCGTTACATTAGAATCTGGCGATACATGGGTGGCAGAAGGTCAGCGCTATCGTCTCTACGGTGTTCAGTCATGCCTTCGGGGAACTTCTTTCACCGACAGGACTGGGTATAAGAAGGACTGCGGCGAGGCATCGCTTGCCGTGTTCGCTGCATACATCAAGGACACCAAACCGGTGTGCGCTCCCGTCGCGCAAACTGCCGATACATCCTATGTCATTTGCTACGCCACAATCGGCGGAAATCGTCTCGATCTTGCTACCATATTGATTACGAGCGGCTATGCCTTCGCAGCGCTGATGGCTAACGGGCTTCCCTACTATCCCGCGTACGCGGTTGCCGAACAGGATGCGCGCGAGAAGCGGGCAGGCCTCTGGCAATTCGAAGACGTTCAGCATCCTGCCATCATGTTGAGCAAATCGGCGAACGAACGGACGAGGAATGCCCAACAATGAAACATCTTATCTTAGCAGCATCAATTGCCCTCGCATCCACGTCAGCATTCGCAGCCGACGTTATTAAACGCACGCCAGCGGCCAGCCTCCCGGTGCACCCTAGCCAGCCGGTCACGCTTCCAATCTTCAAAGGTCGTGTCGCAGTTATGGACGGTCGGACTCTTTGGTTCCCGACTTATGCCCAACGAGTTCGCCTTGCCGATATTGATGCGTGTGAACTGCCGCAATGGGCGCTCGATCCCAAATGGACGAACAGGGAGGTCACGAAGGCACCGCCGCCTGTACCATGTGGCCCCTTTGCAAAAGCCTGGCTCAAAAGAACGATCGGATCTTCCGCCGTCACATGTGCCGTCGTCGGTTATGATGCTGAAGCCATGCCGAGAGCCAGGTGCACGTCACGGGGACATGATCTGGCTCTTGAAATGCTCCGCGTCGGTTGGGCACGGGTGGATTCGCCCTACCTCACTCATCCTCAATATATGGGCTATCAGCGTGCCGCTATGTCGGCGCGATATGGCATGTGGGCGACTTATGTTCTGGACATGAACGAATGGCGGCGAAAGGCCGTCGATAGGACGCTCGATCGTCAACCAATTGCGGATTTCAATTTGCTCGCCGAGCGCAAAAGCGAGATTTCCCCTCCTTTCGCCGATGCGCGCAGAAAGCCAAAAAGGACAGACCGATAGTTGTCGGAAATCGCTCATATTGCGCTCAATTTCGCGCGCGATCCGATGGCCTGTCTGTTGCTGGCCATCCTGTTATCGTTTTTGCTTATCATCCCGTCGTCCAAAATCTGGTGGGTCCACGGCATAATCGCGGCGCTGTTACTGACGACGTCGCTCTTTTTCCACGAGCAGCGGCAAATGTCGTTCGACGCATTTTTGATCGGCGTTTTTGCTTATCCCGCGGTATGCCGCGACATTCCAAATCAGCTCCTGGTCTATCGCGTTGGAATCTACTGGTTCTGCGCATTCACACTTATCGCCCTGTGCAGTTATGCGGCCGGAGATCTCGTCACAGGGTCGCCCTTACACGATCAAGCCATATTGCCCACTCGGCACAATTCAACCGCTACAGTATGAGGATGACCTGAAATGAAGCAGTTTCTGTTTGCACTCGCTGGCCTTGGCACTATCGCCGTGATGCCATCCGCTGCAATAGCGCAGGACACGGGAGGGACGCCATCTTGGGGCTGCCAGGTCCTTTTGTGCGCAGCATCATCAAACCCTTCGTGGCATGGTGTCCCTTATTGCGTCCCGCCAATGACAAAGTTGATCAAGGCCATGGCAAAACCGGGTTTCTCATGGCCCATTTGCCATGAAGCTAAGTCTGGCAAACCCGGATATCAGCCTTACGAGGATTGCCCATCTGGATTCAAGGAAGCCAGCAATATGAGCGATCGCGGCGCAATGCTGTCCAACCGCTGCGAAAAGACAATCAACACCTGCACCAACAAGATCAGGGAACAGAACAAAGAGCTTCAGCAGTACAAGGATGTTCAATATCGAGACATTGGCAACTCGGATCGCGGAAATAGTTGTCGAAAGGTCGTCTCCATTGCTCGTCCAATGCGAAAAGACCCTTACTATTTCGACATTCCCGATTATCAAGGTTTGAAGGGGCGCTATTGGTTCAATTTGAAACTTTAAGGAGCTCTAATGAATCAGAACGCACTTCTCGCACTGGCAGCAAGCGCCGGCATCGCTGTTGGCGCGGGCGGTACTTGGTTTGTAGTCTCCAACGCTTCGAGCAACGCAACAGCCATTGCAAAAGCCGATATCGTTGCAGCGATCAACGCCGACCCTACACTTTGTCCCGTTCCCGATGAGCCAGCGGCGAGCGCCAAGCTCGATGTGCCAACTCAAGCTGAAGCATTGCTTGCCGTGAGGAAGCTGGAAGAAAAAAATCCGCTATTGTGGGATAGGAGTGAACTTGAAAAGCTTTCCGTCTCACTAGCGAATTGTTGGCCTGTTGACGGTGCCAACGGCATGGTCGAGTGCGTTACTAACGTCAAAAAAAATCCGTCAGCGCAAACTATTGCGAGGACGGTTGGATTTGCCAAAGATCAATCATCCGGCGAATGGATTGCGACAGACCGCAAATAGATGAAGCCCGCTAGCGGGCTTCCAAAGCAATCAAATATTCTTATCGACGCTTTTCAAAACTGACGCCATTTCGCCCTGTGCGAGCGTAATCCGCCCGGAGATAAGAGAAGCGGCGAGATAGACCAGTTTGCCTATAGCGTCATCCACATCTTGCGGCTCATAATCAACGATCCGGCGCGGGTCCGCTGCCAGTGATGACAGTTCCAGCAGGCGTTTAGTCGGGCCAGCTTCGCTTAGGTCAACGACGCTGCTTTCATCCCGCCAGTCCAACGCATTTCCGATTGCATCCATGATGGCCTCCGAAAGTCATTTTCAGAACATGGGTGAGAATTATAAGTGCAAATCCCTATACCAATCCCCGGCGTACGATATTAGAAAGCAGGATCTTCAGTAGAACTGCATTTCTAGATGACTCTTACTAGCCGACGCTTAGTTTCCCTCCTCCATGCACCAGTTTTCTGACGAAACAGTCATTCCAAAATCCAAATGATAAAAACGTTGATTAAGGTATATCGCACGATAGGATACGAAACACTGCGAAGCGAAACGAAATCTGAGCCGATAAGCGATTGATTAAGAACGGAAAGTTTTTTCTCCCCCCACCGAATGACGGGAGCGATTTCAAGGAATTGTTCAAGCGCATCGTCGCTGCCGGAGCTGGTCGCCCGCTCGGCAAGGATAACTTTCCTGCAGGCCCGTGGACGCCCGAACTTCTCGCGCAAGCCATAACTCTCGTCGATCCCAAGCGGACCGGCGTGGATCTTCGAACGGTGCAGCTCTGGTTTCAGGAGAACGAGAAAGGAATTAGTGCTACCAACATCGGTTTGCTGGCCAGAGTTTTGAGT
The sequence above is drawn from the Brucella anthropi ATCC 49188 genome and encodes:
- a CDS encoding thermonuclease family protein translates to MKHLILAASIALASTSAFAADVIKRTPAASLPVHPSQPVTLPIFKGRVAVMDGRTLWFPTYAQRVRLADIDACELPQWALDPKWTNREVTKAPPPVPCGPFAKAWLKRTIGSSAVTCAVVGYDAEAMPRARCTSRGHDLALEMLRVGWARVDSPYLTHPQYMGYQRAAMSARYGMWATYVLDMNEWRRKAVDRTLDRQPIADFNLLAERKSEISPPFADARRKPKRTDR
- a CDS encoding lytic transglycosylase domain-containing protein; translation: MRSATRAKRARMEGLSIKALLLSAALYAPLGIAAACAEETGGIAPFVQDNGDKPSAQNASGSPSVLTVFNRRWPSESKEFVVGADGVVAIEDKSGNEPKTSNHIGNIRSAYVSTGSLSEITNTDISDPNESSRFGNLSLDKQAAISVPECGPSPLTPDEIKSLVEQAARRHQVDVLFATAITWAESQFDRSRNSDKGARGPMQLMPKTAERFGVRDVCDPASNIEGGVRYLRVLLDEFQNPLLVAAAYNAGEGRIYEYGGVPPFKETVGYVAKVVNYQLGVAMPAPKKKPVGGGRRSSPVIASETESGVIAVKKTGTFVGGVMHF
- a CDS encoding TrbC/VirB2 family protein — translated: MINEQNKVWHISASKLAICLGLLAAAQIAGADLAMAQSGGVGGAFAPVQTVFQAIVDFISGPIGRLFAIIAVMALGFLAFAGRLSWFLAGGVILGIGLVFGAPSIVDELISTVGN
- a CDS encoding VirB4 family type IV secretion/conjugal transfer ATPase; translated protein: MLKVVREELGFGKVAHNERPMATHIPYLRHLSDTVIGLENGALMSVIKLDGLFFQTEDQAELNMRSNVQNTIIRALGSSRFSVWSTVIRRQVDSEIGGAFDDPFCDQLNSRYMSQLRHKRMFANEIYLSIVRTNMRGALGLSDVVSRAFTRSGGAEVRDQQTREIVTELEELVANMTRELQKYGARELGITYRDGEPYSEPCEFINTILTCGVPRKMRLPRMGIRNYVGTSRLHFGKRAMQTQAAVDEDNRFGAMLSIKEYPPYTGPGMLDGLLQVNHEFILTQSFTISDKPIAQERITRLQRQIAASDESGSAVESDIDFALNSLMNQEAVFGIHHFSLLCLSRDLDGLSKAVSELGSCLTDMNMNWLREDMNLEASFWAQLPGNHSYRARKAMLSSANFSGLSSMHNFATGQSDNLHWGLPITILETTSQTPYWFNFHRRDIGHFLVTGPTGSGKTVALTFLLAQAMRVSPTPKAVFFDKDRGAEIFVRAMGGAYEVLSPGTPTGFNPLQLENSGPNRDFLLRLLKSMLRSSDHRDFSQEDADTLERAIARIMEEPAAQRNLPNLSGLLVGRSRADANDLASRLRPWIDGEKAWLFNAQHDVLSFSGRSVFGFDMTSILGNEDIRTPALMYLYHRLDELLNGDPVMFFMDEGWQLLMDETFSHFIIDKMKTIRKLNGIVGFGTQSAADIAKAKASHTLIEQSATNIHFPNPRADEESYIKRFGLTVKEFNFIKNTPPEKRTFLVKHGNDSVIARLDLSNMPDLVKVLSGRKETVEECAALRERYGDEPENWLAEFCGWERNDA
- a CDS encoding thermonuclease family protein — its product is MKHALITLGLALFSPTAIAAPEGYFDLQPGVTLESGDTWVAEGQRYRLYGVQSCLRGTSFTDRTGYKKDCGEASLAVFAAYIKDTKPVCAPVAQTADTSYVICYATIGGNRLDLATILITSGYAFAALMANGLPYYPAYAVAEQDAREKRAGLWQFEDVQHPAIMLSKSANERTRNAQQ
- a CDS encoding type IV secretion system protein VirB3 — protein: MAEYEDVKPQLTPLVIGLTRSPTMWGVPYMAVVVVIGITIIAWLVSKSFWTLLLAPISYVVLFSLCAWDNKILDVLEVTARKTPRTRNKSFWGTNSYGP